The following are from one region of the Ornithorhynchus anatinus isolate Pmale09 chromosome X1, mOrnAna1.pri.v4, whole genome shotgun sequence genome:
- the MEF2B gene encoding myocyte-specific enhancer factor 2B isoform X2 yields the protein MGRKKIQISRILDQRNRQVTFTKRKFGLMKKAYELSVLCDCEIALIIFNSANRLFQYASTDMDKVLLKYTEYSEPHESRTNTDILETLKRKGLGLESQELELDEGPAEPAEKLRRLSDGVDLSLTRQRLYSAAPPLPSHNVAYGAVPPPRTDPAGLGTHGEPSPSQSHPPPFKPAGPKPGPPAGRSPGPLPPGLSYPLFSHGNLTRALASKTPPPLYLGADARRPDLTSSLGGARGTLSSTRTLYSSLQNSSPMVATGNNNLPGHGLGAFPFLSTSQTEYGPGEASPHPGFLQPNAMASWQPPRDNPTSLHSQLGVAARIPPGDEGPPAPGVSPHPQPISIKSERVSPGATCPPTNPQHHLSSLSPGAELRPREDFTKGYPYPLVLARPLNEEPRTGLPTRRLQVAESWQR from the exons atggggaggaagaagatccAGATCTCCCGGATCCTGGACCAGCGGAACCGGCAG GTGACCTTCACCAAGCGGAAGTTTGGACTGATGAAGAAGGCCTATGAGCTGAGCGTGTTGTGTGACTGCGAGATAGCCCTCATCATCTTCAACAGTGCCAACCGGCTCTTCCAGTACGCCAGCACCGACATGGACAAAGTGCTTCTCAAATACACAGAGtacagtgagccccacgagagccGAACCAACACCGACATCCTGGAG ACCCTGAAGCggaaggggctggggctggagagccAGGAGCTGGAGCTGGACGAGGGGCCAGCCGAGCCCGCGGAGAAACTCCGGCGACTGAGCGATGGGGTGGACCTGTCCCTGACACGGCAGAGGCTCTAT TCGgcggccccacccctgcccagccaTAATGTGGCATATGGGGCAGTGCCTCCCCCCAGGACTGATCCAGCTGGCCTGGGCACCCACGGGGAGCCCTCTCCCAGCCAGAGCCACCCACCCCCCTTCAAGCCAGCGGGGCCCAAGCCCGGCCCCCCAGCAGGACGCTCCCCGGGGCCACTGCCCCCAG GACTCAGctacccactcttctcccacGGCAACCTGACTCGGGCCCTGGCCAGCAAGACCCCACCCCCGCTCTACCTGGGGGCTGATGCCCGGAGGCCAGATCTGACCAGCAGcctgggcggggcccgggggacccTGAGCTCTACG AGGACCCTCTACTCTAGTCTGCAAAACTCCAGTCCCATGGTAGCTACTGGCAACAACAACCTTCCCGGTCACGGGCTGGGGGccttccctttcctgtccacTAGCCAGACAG AGTACGGACCTGGAGAGGCTTCCCCCCATCCTGGCTTCCTCCAGCCCAACGCCATGGCTTCTTGGCAGCCCCCTCGGGACAACCCCACGTCCTTGCACTCGCAGCTGGG CGTGGCCGCTCGCATCCCGCCTGGCGATGAgggtcccccggctcccggagtgtccccccacccccagcccatcaGCATCAAGTCAGAGCGCGTGTCTCCCGGGGCCACCTGCCCACCCACCAACCCTCAACACCACCTGTCCAGCCTGTCACCCGGTGCCGAGCTCCGCCCACGCGAGGACTTCACCAAGGGCTACCCCTACCCCCTGGTTCTAGCCCGGCCCCTGAATGAAGAACCCCGCACCGGCCTCCCCACCCGACGCCTGCAGGTGGCGGAAAGTTGGCAGAGATAG
- the MEF2B gene encoding myocyte-specific enhancer factor 2B isoform X1 encodes MGRKKIQISRILDQRNRQVTFTKRKFGLMKKAYELSVLCDCEIALIIFNSANRLFQYASTDMDKVLLKYTEYSEPHESRTNTDILETLKRKGLGLESQELELDEGPAEPAEKLRRLSDGVDLSLTRQRLYSAAPPLPSHNVAYGAVPPPRTDPAGLGTHGEPSPSQSHPPPFKPAGPKPGPPAGRSPGPLPPGLSYPLFSHGNLTRALASKTPPPLYLGADARRPDLTSSLGGARGTLSSTRTLYSSLQNSSPMVATGNNNLPGHGLGAFPFLSTSQTEYGPGEASPHPGFLQPNAMASWQPPRDNPTSLHSQLGSVAARIPPGDEGPPAPGVSPHPQPISIKSERVSPGATCPPTNPQHHLSSLSPGAELRPREDFTKGYPYPLVLARPLNEEPRTGLPTRRLQVAESWQR; translated from the exons atggggaggaagaagatccAGATCTCCCGGATCCTGGACCAGCGGAACCGGCAG GTGACCTTCACCAAGCGGAAGTTTGGACTGATGAAGAAGGCCTATGAGCTGAGCGTGTTGTGTGACTGCGAGATAGCCCTCATCATCTTCAACAGTGCCAACCGGCTCTTCCAGTACGCCAGCACCGACATGGACAAAGTGCTTCTCAAATACACAGAGtacagtgagccccacgagagccGAACCAACACCGACATCCTGGAG ACCCTGAAGCggaaggggctggggctggagagccAGGAGCTGGAGCTGGACGAGGGGCCAGCCGAGCCCGCGGAGAAACTCCGGCGACTGAGCGATGGGGTGGACCTGTCCCTGACACGGCAGAGGCTCTAT TCGgcggccccacccctgcccagccaTAATGTGGCATATGGGGCAGTGCCTCCCCCCAGGACTGATCCAGCTGGCCTGGGCACCCACGGGGAGCCCTCTCCCAGCCAGAGCCACCCACCCCCCTTCAAGCCAGCGGGGCCCAAGCCCGGCCCCCCAGCAGGACGCTCCCCGGGGCCACTGCCCCCAG GACTCAGctacccactcttctcccacGGCAACCTGACTCGGGCCCTGGCCAGCAAGACCCCACCCCCGCTCTACCTGGGGGCTGATGCCCGGAGGCCAGATCTGACCAGCAGcctgggcggggcccgggggacccTGAGCTCTACG AGGACCCTCTACTCTAGTCTGCAAAACTCCAGTCCCATGGTAGCTACTGGCAACAACAACCTTCCCGGTCACGGGCTGGGGGccttccctttcctgtccacTAGCCAGACAG AGTACGGACCTGGAGAGGCTTCCCCCCATCCTGGCTTCCTCCAGCCCAACGCCATGGCTTCTTGGCAGCCCCCTCGGGACAACCCCACGTCCTTGCACTCGCAGCTGGG cAGCGTGGCCGCTCGCATCCCGCCTGGCGATGAgggtcccccggctcccggagtgtccccccacccccagcccatcaGCATCAAGTCAGAGCGCGTGTCTCCCGGGGCCACCTGCCCACCCACCAACCCTCAACACCACCTGTCCAGCCTGTCACCCGGTGCCGAGCTCCGCCCACGCGAGGACTTCACCAAGGGCTACCCCTACCCCCTGGTTCTAGCCCGGCCCCTGAATGAAGAACCCCGCACCGGCCTCCCCACCCGACGCCTGCAGGTGGCGGAAAGTTGGCAGAGATAG